The Drosophila suzukii chromosome X, CBGP_Dsuzu_IsoJpt1.0, whole genome shotgun sequence DNA window taaataaatcttatCTAATATTTTCCACCTTTGttcaaatattttcatatttaatcatgccttttaaatgttttataatattaaaacatatatttaatagattacatcttttattattaatatttaactCGAATATTATATTACCTTTTCTTTTGACTAAAGTCATGTTAAAacttataatttattattacaTGTATTGTACATCTTTTCAATCTTTCCCTTTTTAGCTTAAGACCCCATTCTATTGGCTAATctaatttgttatttattttaatttgttatttatattttttataaaaataaaaaaatatttctctttatgtataaaaaatgtttatgtcatataaatatttatattattaaaagaaaTGTGTATTTATCTTATTCTGACCGACTTCtttttgcatttgcatttggaTCCTCTGGGGGAAATCCATTGGTGAACTCGCACCTCGGATGCTTTCCCAATCGAATGATCATGCACAGTCTGCCCTTCCCCCGTTGAATTTTCCTGGCCATTTCCATGCGATTTTCCTGAAAGGGGCTCATTTCGCGACCACTTGTGGCTGCCCTTTCCGCTGGCAGTATTTCCTCGATGTTCTCTAAATCGCAAAACATTTTGTGACTGCGcgaaagcatttaaaaaaatgtactcATTGTATTTTGAAagtgaataaaaatttttaccTGCTCTTCGATACCGATGGGTATTTTTGAATTGGGTTTCGTTGACATTTTTTGACAACAAAATCGCAGTGATATTGTGCTTTGAATTTTTGGGGCACAAGGCGACACGCCTACTGCGAAATACGCCCATTAATCCATCCAAGGAGGATGACATTGTACAGATGCCTCGTAGCGCCGTGTATGCTTATCCCCAAACTTTGTCACAGTTAAATGACAATAAATGTCACACAAAACGCCATAAGCACTCACACACATGACATGCACCAGTCTAtacgtatatatataaaatacatatattatatgggaacatatatgtatatatacaaACACTGATAGGAGACGACAAGGACATAAAAGGCAAAAGTTGTGTTCGCCAGCGACAGCAGCGCATAAAAGTTTTCCTTTTCCCGGCTTTCCCTACCTTTTTGGCCAGGCCAACATGCTCCACTTTTTTGCtgcttgtctttttctttcaATACTCTAAGAAAAGGTATAACTAAAGGAAAAACTtctcatatatatatataaaatataatatatatatttttaatattctgaAAATTATGTTTAACTTTATATAACAATAGCTCCCTTACTAAGTTTTTATCTGTatcacaaaaattaaatattttttggaagggtattttaacttttattttaggTCCTTAGTTTTTGGttccttgttttcattttatttcattttattttaatcttttttttggtACATACTTAAGCCTGTGACGGAGGCACGTCATAACTTGGCCGTAAAACAGCTGACAACTCGGGGCAGAAAAGAGGGATTGTTATGGCACCTCTCCTCAGCATCTACCCCTCTCTTTCTTCCTTTGGCATGCTTTCTCTTTCTTCCACGGACATGCCCTCTCTTTCTCCACACAGCTAGTTGTTTTAGTGGCTTAATGTGCTAAACAACTGCTCAGCAAGGACAAAGGGAAAGGAATTGAATTCCGGCTGAATTTAAGGACTAAGAAAAGACACTCACCCGGGCCTTACATCTCCCtctatctctctctcttttACTCCACATCGCCCCCTCTCTTTCCCTCTGATAATGTATGTCTGTGTGGGTGGGAGCACGTCGGGAGTTGCctgtaatataaaaacatcatGCGGGTAGCTGTTGCTTTGTACTATCTCTCTACCTTTCAGTGCAACCCGCACAAACACATCCACAGATTGGTACAGTGAAACCCCATTTAAGGCAACTACTATCTGTGAGATAGCCAAATCGATTCTTGGAGTTCcttagttttaatttttttggtaaaatctttgataatatattattgcgcgaattcttcagctgatcttatatatgtatattattataatatatatattatccGTGACACAATAAACCTTATTACATGTTTTTAGTtggtaaatttaaaaaatattactacGCTAAGCTGACTTAATAGAGGttaaaaagttattaaatTTAGAATAATTTAATCAGCGAATATTAATACTGTAATTTGAAATtgtaaaatctttaaaaatatgtattatttcgcgaattctttagaaaAACTCCCTAGAATGCATATGTATATAATCCGTGACCTAAGAACAAAGTTATTATCATGTTTTATACACATATAAAAGTTACGTAGTCAATACTACAATTTCTTATTTAATcaatcaatttaaaatatttgttgaataacgcgaattctttagaaaCTTCTTCGGTATGGCAGCCTAACGTAATATTCTCTTCATAAACATAAGTTACAACATTTATAATATTGCTGTATCTTCAATATTAAAATTGAAGTACGCATTTTAAGAAATCGTCCTTTTTCCACAAATGACCAGTCCAAAAATCCAGCTTATAGGGTATCGACTGTACATTCCATCTGTAGTATCTGGCCTTTCCCGCT harbors:
- the LOC139353500 gene encoding uncharacterized protein — encoded protein: MFCDLENIEEILPAERAATSGREMSPFQENRMEMARKIQRGKGRLCMIIRLGKHPRCEFTNGFPPEDPNANAKRSRSE